The Schistocerca americana isolate TAMUIC-IGC-003095 chromosome 5, iqSchAmer2.1, whole genome shotgun sequence genome includes a window with the following:
- the LOC124616264 gene encoding craniofacial development protein 2-like, producing MDFESELENHIESANIVMGVFNAQIGKDSKGFEQVLGCFGYGGRNEDGERLLDLCQRNRMKIANNWFVKGEGHVITRYSWDERTKSVIDYILVDRERGEKVTNVKVIPSGAGPERPAGRLAVAASSPPGLSRAGRGQRSAAHSAADQADTSMARTPLSRA from the exons atggactttgaaagtgagttagagaaccatatagagagtgctaacATAGTGATGGGTGTTTTTAATGCACAGATAGGTAAGGACAGcaagggatttgagcaagtattgggatgttttggatatggaggcagaaatgaagacgGGGAAAGACTCCtcgatttgtgccagaggaatagaatgaaaatagcaaacaactgGTTTGTGAAGGGAGAaggtcatgttatcaccagatacagttgggatgaaagaaccaagagtgtaattgattatattctagtagatagggaacggggagagaaagtaacaaatgtgaaggtaattccaagt GGGGCCGGGCCGgagcggccggccggccggctggcTGTTGCTGCGAGCAGCCCGCCCGGCTTATCGCGCGCCGGGCGCGGCCAGCGCAGCGCCGCGCATTCAGCCGCTGATCAGGCCGACACCTCAATGGCACGCACGCCTTTGTCGCGAGCGTAA